In Chloroflexota bacterium, the following proteins share a genomic window:
- a CDS encoding A/G-specific adenine glycosylase has product MSELSTLQIDLLAWFQANGRDLPWRRTRNPYYILVSETMLQQTQVDRVIPKYEAFLALFPTVEALASASTADVIRSWQGLGYNRRAVNLQRAAQAIVAAGYPADPAGFPATPEGLRNLPGIGAYTSGAVACFAFERDVAFLDTNIRRVVRRLLVGPEDAPPATNEQNLIDYAQQLIPKGQGWAWNQAIMELGALICSAAKPQCWRCPVNQHCRAYAIWREANTQLDMWQPPVIKPRKKAAEQPFHTSNRYFRGRIIDALRALETQQSLDLASLGPQVKPDWVGNEHDLTWLAKLVNGLAQDGLLIWQQQPEQQLAEWSVRLPA; this is encoded by the coding sequence ATGAGCGAATTAAGTACCTTGCAAATCGATCTGCTAGCGTGGTTTCAAGCCAATGGTCGCGATTTACCCTGGCGACGCACCCGCAATCCTTACTATATTTTGGTGTCGGAAACCATGCTCCAACAAACCCAAGTTGATCGGGTTATTCCCAAATATGAGGCATTTTTGGCCTTGTTTCCGACGGTCGAGGCCTTGGCCAGTGCCTCAACCGCCGATGTCATTCGTTCGTGGCAAGGCTTGGGCTACAATCGCCGTGCCGTCAATCTGCAACGAGCGGCTCAAGCAATTGTCGCAGCAGGCTATCCCGCCGATCCTGCTGGTTTCCCCGCTACGCCCGAAGGGTTGCGTAATTTGCCAGGGATTGGGGCGTATACCTCAGGGGCGGTCGCATGTTTTGCCTTCGAGCGTGATGTAGCCTTTCTCGATACCAATATTCGGCGCGTGGTGCGGCGCTTATTGGTCGGCCCCGAAGATGCCCCGCCCGCAACCAACGAACAAAACTTGATCGATTATGCCCAACAATTAATTCCCAAAGGCCAAGGCTGGGCGTGGAACCAAGCAATTATGGAGTTGGGAGCGTTAATTTGTAGCGCCGCCAAACCTCAGTGCTGGCGTTGCCCGGTCAATCAACATTGCCGAGCCTACGCGATTTGGCGCGAAGCCAACACCCAGCTTGATATGTGGCAACCACCAGTGATCAAACCACGCAAAAAGGCTGCCGAACAACCATTTCATACATCAAACCGCTATTTTCGTGGTCGGATTATCGATGCCCTGCGAGCACTCGAAACCCAGCAAAGCCTTGATCTGGCTAGTTTGGGGCCGCAAGTTAAGCCAGATTGGGTCGGCAACGAGCATGATCTCACATGGCTAGCCAAGTTGGTG